From Argopecten irradians isolate NY chromosome 12, Ai_NY, whole genome shotgun sequence, one genomic window encodes:
- the LOC138336746 gene encoding proton myo-inositol cotransporter-like isoform X1 yields MSLADNSNIDYEDFEMSSSQETSLLLNSSSAMAERETKYVKGDDRVTVNGTSTNSDVGTDDAKTSGFLYVLSFFAAIGGFLFGYDTGVVSGAMLLLKKQFQLTSLWEEIIVSATILFAAIFALVGGFMNDFFGRKFTTVCASAVFTAGAVILGCAKNITMLVFGRSILGIGIGLASMTVPIYIAECAPPQMRGRLVTLNNLFITGGQFIASVVDGGFSYDKENGWRWMLGLAGIPSAIQFIGFMFLPESPRWLVKKKRIEEAKKVLQFIRGNKNVDQEVKSIQQSCEEDEEMARVQGNQFVLVKIFQNRAVRKAVFVGCGLQLFQQLSGINTVMYYSASIVKMTGVRDESTAIWIAAGTAGVNFVFTLVGLWLVERIGRRPLIIGSLFGVLLSLALLAVGFQLMAFNSPPVSFHSNYNTSSPCFSYNWCEGCIEDSDCGYCYTEVGKSAVNGSCLPKATDDTSRSLMGVCNSTTPPPDTVWAEGYCPTDYSWMGILGLVLYLMFFAPGMGPMPWTINSEIYPLWARSAGGSLATATNWTFNLVVSMSFLTLTETLTKYGTYWLFVGIVFIGLIFMIITVPETKGKRLEEVEELFEGPWCTRCSGGSGKITSTKE; encoded by the exons ATGAGTTTAGCTGATAACAGTAATATAGACTACGAGGACTTCGAGATGTCAAGCAGTCAAGAAACGTCACTTCTGTTGAACAGTTCGTCAGCGATGGCAGAACGTGAGACAAAATACGTGAAGGGCGACGACCGCGTCACTGTCAACGGCACGTCGACGAACTCCGATGTTGGCACAGACGATGCAAAAACATCAGGTTTTCTCTATGTATTGTCGTTCTTCGCTGCTATTGGCGGTTTCTTATTTGGATATGACACTGGTGTGGTCTCGGGTGCGATGCTGCTGCTGAAAAAACAATTCCAGTTGACATCGTTATGGGAAGAAATTATTGTCAGTGCAACTATTCTGTTTGCTGCAATCTTCGCTTTAGTGGGAGGATTTATGAATGACTTTTTCGGCAGGAAGTTTACAACTGTCTGTGCTAGTGCTGTTTTCACAGCAGGAGCAGTCATCCTAGGATGTGCTAAAAATATCACCATGCTTGTCTTTGGAAGAAGTATACTTGGAATTGGAATAG GTCTTGCATCAATGACAGTACCCATTTATATAGCAGAATGTGCCCCTCCACAAATGAGAGGGCGACTTGTTACtcttaataatttatttatcacCGGGGGTCAGTTCATAGCCAGTGTTGTCGACGGGGGCTTCAGCTACGACAAGGAAAATGGTTGGAG GTGGATGTTAGGGTTGGCTGGAATTCCTTCTGCAATACAGTTCATAGGATTCATGTTTCTCCCCGAGAGTCCAAGATGGCTGGTTAAGAAAAAGAGAATAGAGGAAGCCAAAAAAGTCCTCCAGTTCATCCGTGGTAACAAAAACGTGGACCAAGAGGTCAAATCTATACAACAAAGTTGTGAGGAGGATGAAGAAATGGCTCGAGTCCAAG GAAATCAGTTTGTTTTGGTGAAGATTTTCCAAAACCGAGCCGTGAGGAAGGCTGTGTTTGTAGGATGTGGTTTACAGTTGTTTCAGCAGCTCAGTGGAATCAACACTGTCAT GTACTATAGTGCCAGTATAGTAAAAATGACAGGTGTACGTGATGAATCAACAGCTATCTGGATCGCAGCTGGTACCGCTGGGGTTAACTTTGTTTTTACTCTGGTGGGGCTGTGGTTGGTGGAGAGAATTGGACGACGCCCCCTTATCATTGGCAGCTTGTTtg GAGTATTACTTAGTTTAGCATTGCTGGCTGTCGGATTCCAACTGATGGCCTTCAACTCACCTCCAGTTTCATTCCACAGTAACTACAATACCTCATCACCATGTTTTTCATACAA TTGGTGTGAAGGCTGTATTGAGGATAGTGACTGTGGGTACTGTTACACAGAGGTAGGGAAGTCTGCTGTGAATGGCTCCTGTCTACCCAAGGCTACAGATGATACGAGTCGGTCCCTCATGGGTGTGTGTAACTCTACCACTCCTCCTCCAGACACAGTCTGGGCCGAAGGCTACTGTCCAACTGATTACTCTTGGATGGGAATTCTTGGCCTTGTCCTCTACCTCATGTTCTTTGCTCCGG GGATGGGTCCAATGCCTTGGACAATAAACTCAGAAATATATCCTCTTTGGGCTAGAAGTGCTGGTGGCTCTCTCGCCACGGCAACTAACTGGACCTTCAATTTAGTAGTTTCCATGTCTTTCCTCACACTTACAGAAACACTTACAAAATATG gAACATATTGGTTATTTGTTggtattgtttttattggtttGATATTTATGATCATTACTGTGCCAGAAACTAAAGGCAAGCGTTTGGAAGAAGTTGAAGAACTTTTTGAAGGGCCTTGGTGCACCAGATGTTCAGGTGGATCAGGGAAGATAACTTCAACAAAAGAGTGA
- the LOC138336746 gene encoding proton myo-inositol cotransporter-like isoform X2: protein MSLADNSNIDYEDFEMSSSQETSLLLNSSSAMAERETKYVKGDDRVTVNGTSTNSDVGTDDAKTSGFLYVLSFFAAIGGFLFGYDTGVVSGAMLLLKKQFQLTSLWEEIIVSATILFAAIFALVGGFMNDFFGRKFTTVCASAVFTAGAVILGCAKNITMLVFGRSILGIGIGLASMTVPIYIAECAPPHLRGRLVTLDILFITGGQFIASLIDGGFSYDKTNGWRWMLGLAGIPSAIQFIGFMFLPESPRWLVKKKRIEEAKKVLQFIRGNKNVDQEVKSIQQSCEEDEEMARVQGNQFVLVKIFQNRAVRKAVFVGCGLQLFQQLSGINTVMYYSASIVKMTGVRDESTAIWIAAGTAGVNFVFTLVGLWLVERIGRRPLIIGSLFGVLLSLALLAVGFQLMAFNSPPVSFHSNYNTSSPCFSYNWCEGCIEDSDCGYCYTEVGKSAVNGSCLPKATDDTSRSLMGVCNSTTPPPDTVWAEGYCPTDYSWMGILGLVLYLMFFAPGMGPMPWTINSEIYPLWARSAGGSLATATNWTFNLVVSMSFLTLTETLTKYGTYWLFVGIVFIGLIFMIITVPETKGKRLEEVEELFEGPWCTRCSGGSGKITSTKE from the exons ATGAGTTTAGCTGATAACAGTAATATAGACTACGAGGACTTCGAGATGTCAAGCAGTCAAGAAACGTCACTTCTGTTGAACAGTTCGTCAGCGATGGCAGAACGTGAGACAAAATACGTGAAGGGCGACGACCGCGTCACTGTCAACGGCACGTCGACGAACTCCGATGTTGGCACAGACGATGCAAAAACATCAGGTTTTCTCTATGTATTGTCGTTCTTCGCTGCTATTGGCGGTTTCTTATTTGGATATGACACTGGTGTGGTCTCGGGTGCGATGCTGCTGCTGAAAAAACAATTCCAGTTGACATCGTTATGGGAAGAAATTATTGTCAGTGCAACTATTCTGTTTGCTGCAATCTTCGCTTTAGTGGGAGGATTTATGAATGACTTTTTCGGCAGGAAGTTTACAACTGTCTGTGCTAGTGCTGTTTTCACAGCAGGAGCAGTCATCCTAGGATGTGCTAAAAATATCACCATGCTTGTCTTTGGAAGAAGTATACTTGGAATTGGAATAG GTCTAGCATCTATGACCGTACCTATTTACATAGCAGAGTGTGCTCCCCCTCATTTGAGGGGCCGTCTGGTGACGttagacattttatttatcactggtggtcagttCATAGCCAGCCTCATTGACGGAGGTTTCAGCTATGACAAGACTAATGGATGGAG GTGGATGTTAGGGTTGGCTGGAATTCCTTCTGCAATACAGTTCATAGGATTCATGTTTCTCCCCGAGAGTCCAAGATGGCTGGTTAAGAAAAAGAGAATAGAGGAAGCCAAAAAAGTCCTCCAGTTCATCCGTGGTAACAAAAACGTGGACCAAGAGGTCAAATCTATACAACAAAGTTGTGAGGAGGATGAAGAAATGGCTCGAGTCCAAG GAAATCAGTTTGTTTTGGTGAAGATTTTCCAAAACCGAGCCGTGAGGAAGGCTGTGTTTGTAGGATGTGGTTTACAGTTGTTTCAGCAGCTCAGTGGAATCAACACTGTCAT GTACTATAGTGCCAGTATAGTAAAAATGACAGGTGTACGTGATGAATCAACAGCTATCTGGATCGCAGCTGGTACCGCTGGGGTTAACTTTGTTTTTACTCTGGTGGGGCTGTGGTTGGTGGAGAGAATTGGACGACGCCCCCTTATCATTGGCAGCTTGTTtg GAGTATTACTTAGTTTAGCATTGCTGGCTGTCGGATTCCAACTGATGGCCTTCAACTCACCTCCAGTTTCATTCCACAGTAACTACAATACCTCATCACCATGTTTTTCATACAA TTGGTGTGAAGGCTGTATTGAGGATAGTGACTGTGGGTACTGTTACACAGAGGTAGGGAAGTCTGCTGTGAATGGCTCCTGTCTACCCAAGGCTACAGATGATACGAGTCGGTCCCTCATGGGTGTGTGTAACTCTACCACTCCTCCTCCAGACACAGTCTGGGCCGAAGGCTACTGTCCAACTGATTACTCTTGGATGGGAATTCTTGGCCTTGTCCTCTACCTCATGTTCTTTGCTCCGG GGATGGGTCCAATGCCTTGGACAATAAACTCAGAAATATATCCTCTTTGGGCTAGAAGTGCTGGTGGCTCTCTCGCCACGGCAACTAACTGGACCTTCAATTTAGTAGTTTCCATGTCTTTCCTCACACTTACAGAAACACTTACAAAATATG gAACATATTGGTTATTTGTTggtattgtttttattggtttGATATTTATGATCATTACTGTGCCAGAAACTAAAGGCAAGCGTTTGGAAGAAGTTGAAGAACTTTTTGAAGGGCCTTGGTGCACCAGATGTTCAGGTGGATCAGGGAAGATAACTTCAACAAAAGAGTGA
- the LOC138336751 gene encoding carnitine O-palmitoyltransferase 2, mitochondrial-like — protein MLRTSVKSLASHCKRLHQAKKFADQLLKTGSRAVYSTRSGSDWEYLQRSIVPTDYFQDSLPRLAIPKLEATCDNYLESQQVILTPEEWEDTREKTMKFMEEDGKYLQQELKKLDKANKHTSYVSKPWFDMYLKSRLPIVLNFNPFMSFVDDPKPEYRTQLLRSTNMIISSLRFLKSLRENILEPDVYHLKPEKTKNEKFDKFCRKVPRRFAWHGALLHSRQSAFPLDMSQYGRLFNSTRIPKEGKDEFLTDPDARHMLVMRNGHFYVFDVLNNEGHIESPEKIMGHIQYILQDNRPPPEYPLGYFTAENRDKWAAYRDQLLAQGNGPTLNKIDTALFALCLDDKNSNDPNDITRQFLHGDGMNRWFDKSFSLIMTPDSRACVNFEHAWGDGVAVLRYFNEVFKDSTENQFVHPSTAVPNVNSDSAVERLEFELDASLKEGVQTAKANFDKLVGSLDLHHLEYDNYTKDFVKAKKISPDSIMQLAIQMAYYRQNRKFVATYESCSTAAYKHGRTETLRSATMDTKRATEMIVDRGNKESPDDLFDALVKCSKTHGELTKNAAMGKGFDRHLFALRTLAEENNFFPHKIFEDPAYQKLNHIILSTSTLSSPAVIIGGFAPVVPDGYGIGYAIESNRIGFNVTSYPPATNVREFIDCLQISLNDLFDVMNKASPRSSS, from the exons ATGTTGAGGACAAGCGTAAAATCCTTAGCCTCACATTGCAAACGGCTTCATCAGGCCAAAAAG tTTGCAGATCAGTTGTTAAAAACCGGATCACGAGCAGTTTACAg TACAAGGTCTGGGTCAGATTGGGAGTATTTACAACGCAGTATCGTCCCAACAGACTACTTCCAGGACAGTCTCCCTCGACTAGCGATTCCCAAACTAGAGGCCACATGTGATAACTATCTGGAGTCCCAGCAAGTGATTCTCACTCCAGAAGAATGGGAAGACACACGGGAAAAGACCATGAAATTCATGGAGGAAGACGGAAAAT ATCTACAACAAGAGTTGAAGAAATTGGACAAGGCAAACAAACACACCAGTTATGTTTCCA aGCCCTGGTTCGACATGTATTTGAAATCTCGACTACCTATTGTACTGAACTTCAATCCATTCATGTCATTTGTTGATGACCCCAAACCTGAGTATCGTACACAA TTACTAAGGTCAACAAATATGATAATATCTTCCTTACGGTTTCTCAAATCTTTGAGGGAAAACATTTTGGAACCTGATGTTTACCATTTGAAACCAGAGAAAACAAAGAATgaaaagtttgataaattttgcaG AAAGGTACCAAGACGATTTGCCTGGCATGGAGCATTGCTACACAGTAGGCAGTCTGCCTTTCCTTTGGACATGAGTCAGTACGGACGTCTTTTCAACTCTACACGCATTCCAAA AGAGGGTAAAGATGAGTTCTTGACAGATCCAGACGCCAGACATATGCTGGTTATGAGAAATGGTCACTTTTACGTGTTTGATGTCTTAAATAACGAAG GTCATATTGAAAGTCCAGAAAAGATCATGGGTCATATCCAGTATATACTACAAGATAATCGACCACCACCAGAGTATCCTCTCGGCTACTTCACAGCTGAGAACCGAGACAAATGGGCAGCATATAGGGACCAACTACTGGCTCAAG GTAATGGGCcaacattaaataaaattgacaCTGCTTTATTCGCTTTGTGTTTGGATGACAAGAACTCAAATGATCCTAATGATATCACCAGACAGTTCCTACATGGCGATGGCATGAACag gtGGTTCGACAAGAGCTTCAGTCTCATCATGACTCCAGACTCAAGAGCGTGTGTAAATTTTGAACATGCCTGGGGTGATGGCGTAGCTGTTTTGCGTTACTTCAATGAAGTGTTCAAGGATTCAACAGAAAATCAATTTGTACATCCGTCCACTGCAGTTCCAAATGTGAACTCAGACAGTGCAGTTGAGAGACTAG AATTTGAATTAGATGCATCTCTGAAGGAAGGGGTTCAGACGGCCAAGGCTAACTTTGATAAACTGGTTGGATCACTGGATCTACATCACCTGGAGTATGACAACTACACAAAGGATTTCGTTAAAGCAAAGAAGATTAGTCCTGACTCAATCATGCAGCTAGCTATACAG ATGGCATATTATCGACAAAACAGGAAGTTTGTAGCAACATACGAGTCGTGTAGTACTGCTGCATACAAACATGGCCGCACGGAGACCTTGAGATCTGCTACCATGGATACCAAGAGGGCCACAGAGATGATCGTGGACCGAGGAAACAAAGAGAGCCCAGATGACCTGTTTGATGCCCTAGTCAAATGTTCTAAGACACATGGAGAACTCACCAAGAATGCAGCTATgg GAAAAGGATTTGATCGTCACTTGTTTGCTCTCCGAACACTGGCTGAGGAAAATAATTTTTTCCCTCACAAGATATTTGAGGATCCTGCATACCAGAAGCTCAACCACATAATCCTGTCTACCTCAACGCTCAGTAGTCCTGCTGTGATTATCGGAGGCTTCGCACCAGTCGTTCCGGACGGATACGGAATTG GTTATGCTATTGAGAGTAACAGAATTGGATTCAATGTGACCAGCTACCCTCCAGCAACTAATGTACGAGAATTTATAGACTGTCTACAAATAAGTCTGAATGATTTGTTTGATGTCATGAATAAAGCCAGTCCTAGAAGCTCTTCTTGA